One stretch of Desulfobaculum bizertense DSM 18034 DNA includes these proteins:
- a CDS encoding S49 family peptidase produces the protein MTTAMNELFQQQIWAIDGDALASVCAELGAAEASGSLFRAPEPAPRYETRQGVAIINAVGTLSKRGGWWSRGYEAIQQDIAQALDDPKVSSILLNVDSPGGGVDGVKVLADWIRSAREKKPMCAYADGNALSAAYWIAAATGRIYAPQTARLGSIGIVMQHVDWSKSIERKGANVTYIHSGKYKVVGNSENPLSADDLAYLQAGCDATYQLFTQDVAESMSLDASSSESWADGKIFLAGDALEKGLLTGITAGRDELIELLAKETPMNRAELEKKYPDAFAEVTREAEATLAASTEKLREELMHSAAGLVKAVAGDAVAAQFSALAKAGITDAQLEALRPLLAQPESQPKAEQAQADASSRQQILTAITDNSAKPLAHAEPQKDEAQLKAEAMQESIARMSALPRS, from the coding sequence ATGACAACAGCAATGAATGAACTTTTTCAGCAGCAGATTTGGGCCATTGACGGCGACGCCTTGGCATCCGTGTGTGCAGAGCTGGGCGCGGCGGAGGCATCGGGAAGCCTCTTCCGCGCTCCTGAACCTGCGCCTCGCTATGAGACCCGGCAGGGCGTGGCGATCATCAACGCGGTGGGCACGCTCAGCAAGCGCGGCGGCTGGTGGTCTCGTGGATACGAGGCCATTCAGCAGGACATTGCGCAGGCGCTGGATGACCCGAAGGTGAGCAGCATTTTGCTGAATGTGGATAGCCCGGGCGGCGGCGTGGACGGCGTGAAAGTCCTAGCCGACTGGATCAGATCGGCTCGCGAAAAGAAGCCCATGTGCGCCTATGCCGACGGCAACGCTCTTTCAGCTGCGTACTGGATAGCAGCTGCCACAGGCCGAATTTATGCGCCTCAGACCGCGCGCCTTGGCTCCATTGGCATCGTCATGCAGCACGTGGACTGGTCCAAAAGTATCGAGCGAAAGGGCGCGAACGTCACGTACATCCATTCAGGGAAATACAAGGTTGTTGGCAACTCGGAAAATCCGCTCTCCGCCGATGATTTGGCCTATTTGCAGGCCGGTTGTGACGCCACATATCAGCTCTTCACGCAGGACGTGGCCGAGAGCATGAGTCTCGACGCCAGCAGCTCCGAAAGCTGGGCTGACGGGAAAATCTTTCTTGCAGGGGACGCGCTCGAAAAAGGGCTTCTGACGGGCATCACAGCCGGGCGCGACGAACTCATAGAACTTTTAGCCAAGGAAACACCCATGAACAGGGCAGAACTCGAAAAGAAATATCCGGACGCCTTTGCCGAGGTGACGCGCGAGGCTGAGGCCACGCTTGCGGCGAGTACGGAAAAGCTCCGCGAGGAGCTGATGCACAGTGCCGCGGGTTTGGTGAAGGCCGTGGCCGGGGACGCCGTGGCAGCGCAGTTTTCCGCGCTTGCCAAGGCCGGGATTACTGACGCGCAGCTCGAAGCTTTGCGCCCACTTTTGGCACAGCCTGAGAGCCAGCCAAAAGCAGAGCAGGCGCAGGCGGATGCAAGCTCTCGACAGCAGATTTTAACCGCTATTACTGACAATTCCGCCAAGCCCTTGGCCCACGCCGAACCGCAAAAAGATGAGGCACAGCTCAAGGCCGAGGCCATGCAGGAAAGCATCGCGCGAATGAGCGCGCTTCCAAGGAGTTAA